In Halorubellus sp. JP-L1, one DNA window encodes the following:
- a CDS encoding SRPBCC family protein, giving the protein MPTFQRDVRVHAPFETVWDFHSDVAGLEALTPEFMRLEVVSVRGPDGEPEPDVLETGAEIDMRMHPLGVTPALSWTSVIVEREETDGSAYFVDEMRDGPFREWRHAHMFYADDGDTIVRDRVDYRLPFGALGDAVGPFAKLGFEGMFRDRHGRTKRLLE; this is encoded by the coding sequence ATGCCGACGTTCCAGCGCGACGTCCGCGTGCACGCGCCGTTCGAGACCGTCTGGGACTTCCATTCCGACGTCGCCGGTCTCGAGGCGTTGACGCCAGAGTTCATGCGACTGGAGGTCGTCTCGGTCCGCGGTCCGGACGGTGAACCGGAGCCCGACGTCCTGGAGACAGGTGCGGAGATCGACATGCGGATGCACCCGCTGGGCGTGACGCCTGCGCTGTCGTGGACGTCCGTCATCGTCGAGCGCGAGGAGACCGACGGGTCGGCGTACTTCGTCGACGAAATGCGCGACGGGCCGTTCCGCGAGTGGCGGCACGCACACATGTTCTACGCGGACGACGGCGACACGATCGTTCGCGACCGCGTCGACTACCGGCTGCCGTTCGGTGCGCTCGGCGACGCGGTGGGGCCGTTCGCGAAACTCGGCTTCGAGGGGATGTTCCGGGACCGACACGGGCGAACGAAGCGGCTCCTCGAGTAG
- a CDS encoding thiamine pyrophosphate-dependent enzyme, with protein sequence MSAFNAVDDEREIDRDEFTPGIEPQPTWCPGCGDFGVLKALKQALPEVGKTPEEVLTVTGIGCSGKLNSYLDTYGFHTIHGRALPVARAAKLANPGVEVIAAGGDGDGYGIGGNHTMHTARENHDMTYIVFNNEIFGLTKGQTSPTSPKGHKSKTQPHGNTKTPIRPLSLALTSGATYVARTAAVNPNQAKEIIKEAIEHDGFAHIDFLTQCPTWNKDARQYVPYIDVQESDDYDFDTGSRTEAQEMMTKTEEALYEGEVLTGRYYVDDESVSYQQQKREIGEMPEEPLAERYFDDDYEWERSYDLLERHT encoded by the coding sequence ATGAGTGCATTCAACGCAGTCGACGACGAACGCGAGATCGACCGGGACGAGTTCACGCCCGGTATCGAACCCCAGCCCACGTGGTGTCCGGGGTGCGGTGACTTCGGCGTCCTGAAGGCGCTGAAGCAGGCGCTCCCGGAGGTCGGCAAGACCCCCGAGGAAGTGCTCACCGTGACGGGCATCGGGTGCTCTGGGAAGCTGAACAGCTACCTCGACACGTACGGGTTCCACACGATCCACGGCCGCGCGCTCCCGGTCGCTCGGGCGGCGAAGCTCGCGAACCCCGGCGTCGAGGTAATCGCCGCGGGCGGCGACGGCGACGGGTACGGCATCGGTGGGAACCACACGATGCACACCGCTCGCGAGAACCACGACATGACGTACATCGTGTTCAACAACGAGATCTTCGGGCTGACGAAGGGCCAGACGAGCCCGACGAGCCCGAAGGGCCACAAGTCCAAGACCCAGCCCCACGGGAACACGAAGACGCCGATCCGGCCGCTGTCGCTCGCGCTCACGAGCGGCGCGACGTACGTCGCCCGCACGGCCGCGGTGAACCCGAACCAGGCCAAGGAGATCATCAAGGAAGCCATCGAGCACGACGGGTTCGCGCACATCGACTTCCTCACGCAGTGCCCGACGTGGAACAAGGACGCGCGCCAGTACGTGCCGTACATCGACGTCCAGGAGTCCGACGACTACGACTTCGACACGGGCTCGCGGACCGAAGCCCAGGAGATGATGACGAAGACCGAGGAAGCCCTCTACGAGGGCGAGGTCCTCACGGGCCGGTACTACGTCGACGACGAGTCAGTGTCCTACCAGCAACAGAAGCGGGAGATCGGCGAGATGCCCGAGGAACCGCTCGCGGAGCGGTACTTCGACGACGACTACGAGTGGGAGCGGAGCTACGACCTGCTCGAGCGCCACACCTGA
- a CDS encoding DMT family transporter — protein sequence MFARLRGLVAERPVVGLVVAVLAVSTSAPLVELSGAPSTVKAFYRVLFMTALVAPVALRRNPGDFSAITTRDLAVAVVAGVALAAHFALWFASIDLTTIAASATLVQTQPVFVAIGAWLVLSDRVTSRVVVGILVAVVGAALIGMDASGVSASSAPQPLLGNALAVVSAAMAAGYVLVGRSLRQRIRVFPYVTVVYGACTVALLAAVLLQGDALLGYEAVEYVLFLAMAVGPGLFGHTVINWLLERVESAVVSVSLLGEPVGAAVLALLLFAEVPGWLTVVGGAVALAGIGVTVWARERDADSDPDADVDGVDSPTD from the coding sequence GTGTTCGCGAGGCTTCGCGGGCTCGTCGCAGAGCGGCCGGTCGTCGGGCTCGTCGTCGCGGTGCTCGCGGTCTCGACGAGCGCGCCGCTCGTCGAGCTGTCGGGTGCGCCGAGCACCGTGAAGGCGTTCTATCGCGTGCTCTTCATGACGGCGCTCGTCGCGCCGGTCGCGCTCCGCCGGAACCCCGGCGACTTCTCGGCGATCACGACCCGCGACCTCGCGGTCGCGGTCGTTGCGGGCGTGGCGCTGGCCGCGCACTTCGCGCTCTGGTTCGCGAGCATCGACCTGACGACGATCGCGGCGAGCGCGACGCTCGTCCAGACCCAGCCCGTGTTCGTCGCCATCGGCGCGTGGCTCGTGCTCTCGGACCGCGTCACGTCCCGCGTCGTCGTCGGCATCCTCGTCGCGGTCGTCGGCGCGGCACTCATCGGCATGGACGCCTCGGGTGTCAGCGCCTCCAGTGCGCCACAGCCGTTGCTCGGGAACGCGCTCGCGGTCGTCTCCGCCGCGATGGCCGCGGGCTACGTGCTCGTCGGCCGGTCGCTCCGTCAGCGCATTCGCGTGTTCCCGTACGTCACGGTCGTCTACGGTGCGTGCACGGTCGCGCTCCTCGCGGCGGTCCTCCTCCAGGGGGACGCGCTCCTCGGCTACGAGGCGGTGGAGTACGTGCTCTTCCTCGCGATGGCCGTCGGCCCGGGCCTGTTCGGGCACACCGTCATCAACTGGCTGCTCGAGCGCGTCGAGTCAGCGGTCGTCTCCGTCTCCCTGCTCGGCGAACCCGTCGGCGCCGCCGTCCTCGCACTCCTCCTCTTCGCGGAGGTCCCGGGCTGGCTCACCGTCGTCGGCGGCGCAGTCGCGCTCGCCGGCATCGGCGTCACCGTCTGGGCGCGCGAACGCGACGCCGACTCTGACCCCGACGCCGACGTCGACGGCGTGGATTCCCCGACCGACTGA
- a CDS encoding FAD-dependent oxidoreductase, with translation MARVVVVGGGPAGLSAALFTAKNGLDTTVFDTDETWMHKAHLFNYLGIESIGGSRFLEDAREHADSYGVERNQAEEVTDVESTDDGFVVRTSDEAESEYEADYVVLATGANRDLAESLGCEFDDDGTVSVNLSMETSVADAYATGAMVRDQEWQAIISAGDGGAAALDVLSKEEGEHFHDFDVPGDAE, from the coding sequence ATGGCACGCGTAGTAGTCGTCGGCGGCGGTCCCGCCGGCCTGAGCGCCGCGCTGTTCACCGCGAAGAACGGGCTCGACACGACGGTGTTCGACACCGACGAGACGTGGATGCACAAGGCCCACCTGTTCAACTACCTCGGCATCGAGTCGATCGGTGGCAGCCGGTTCCTGGAGGACGCCCGCGAGCACGCCGACTCCTACGGCGTCGAACGCAACCAGGCCGAGGAAGTGACGGACGTCGAGTCGACCGACGACGGGTTCGTCGTCCGCACGAGCGACGAAGCGGAGAGCGAGTACGAGGCGGACTACGTCGTGCTCGCGACGGGCGCGAACCGCGACCTGGCCGAGTCCCTCGGGTGCGAGTTCGACGACGACGGGACGGTGTCGGTGAACCTCTCGATGGAGACGAGCGTCGCGGACGCCTACGCGACCGGCGCGATGGTCCGCGACCAGGAGTGGCAGGCGATCATCTCCGCGGGCGACGGTGGCGCGGCCGCCCTCGACGTCCTCAGCAAGGAGGAGGGCGAGCACTTCCACGACTTCGACGTCCCGGGCGACGCCGAGTGA
- the aroC gene encoding chorismate synthase, translating into MNGNSFGRLFQIATFGESHGDAMGVTVSGCPAGLELSEEDVQRDLDRRKPGQSKITTSRGEPDAVSIKSGIQDGYTTGTPIGMVIENKDARSGKYEPFVTAPRPSHGDFTYSSKFGTRSWGGGGRSSARETVNWVAAGAIAKKLLEREGVRLKAHVNQIDDIEAPEVSFEEMLEYSEENPVRCAHPETAERMRERIDEYQEAGDSIGGSIEFRVEGVPRGLGAPRFDSLSARLGQAMMAVPATTAFEFGLGTDATEWTGSERNDEWEFGEDGEPVPTENDHGGIQGGISSGEPIYGEVTLHAPTSIPIEQETVDWETGEEKTEQVIGRHDPVLPPRGVPVVEAMLALTLVDFMLLAGRINPDRADGDVGEYDTDYHPSSPRNE; encoded by the coding sequence ATGAACGGGAACTCGTTCGGGCGGCTCTTCCAGATCGCGACGTTCGGGGAGAGCCACGGCGACGCGATGGGCGTGACGGTGTCGGGGTGTCCCGCGGGCCTGGAGCTCTCGGAGGAAGACGTCCAGCGGGACCTCGATCGGCGCAAGCCGGGACAGTCGAAGATCACGACGAGTCGAGGCGAACCGGACGCCGTCTCCATCAAGTCCGGCATCCAGGACGGCTACACGACGGGGACGCCGATCGGGATGGTCATCGAGAACAAGGACGCCCGGTCGGGGAAGTACGAGCCGTTCGTCACGGCGCCCCGCCCCTCCCACGGCGACTTCACGTACTCGTCGAAGTTCGGGACGCGGAGCTGGGGCGGCGGCGGTCGGTCGTCGGCGCGCGAGACCGTGAACTGGGTGGCGGCGGGCGCGATCGCGAAGAAGCTCCTGGAGCGCGAAGGCGTCCGTTTGAAGGCGCACGTGAACCAGATCGACGATATCGAGGCGCCGGAGGTGTCGTTCGAGGAGATGCTGGAGTACAGCGAGGAGAACCCGGTGCGGTGTGCGCACCCGGAGACCGCGGAGCGGATGCGCGAGCGCATCGACGAGTATCAGGAGGCCGGGGACTCGATCGGCGGGAGCATCGAGTTCCGCGTCGAGGGCGTGCCGCGCGGTTTGGGTGCGCCGCGGTTCGATTCGCTGTCGGCGCGTCTCGGGCAGGCGATGATGGCGGTTCCGGCGACGACCGCGTTTGAGTTCGGGCTGGGGACGGACGCGACGGAGTGGACGGGTAGCGAGCGCAACGACGAGTGGGAATTCGGCGAAGACGGGGAGCCGGTACCGACCGAGAATGACCACGGCGGCATCCAGGGTGGCATCTCGTCGGGCGAACCGATCTACGGCGAGGTGACGCTACACGCGCCGACGTCGATCCCGATCGAGCAGGAGACGGTGGACTGGGAGACCGGCGAGGAGAAGACCGAGCAGGTCATCGGGCGCCACGACCCCGTGTTGCCGCCGCGTGGCGTCCCGGTCGTCGAGGCGATGCTCGCGCTGACGCTCGTCGACTTCATGCTGCTCGCGGGGCGCATCAACCCGGACCGCGCCGACGGCGACGTCGGCGAGTACGACACCGACTACCACCCGAGCAGTCCACGGAACGAGTAG
- the lrpA1 gene encoding HTH-type transcriptional regulator LrpA1 → MSTESTADRILSILEEDAQASHAEIADRAGVSKPTVRKYINELESEGVIVGYSAEVDPKKLSSQSIALVGIDVASEKYVEGTRALKALDEVESLYTSSGDHMLMAEVRAEDGNAVGAIIEDEILAIDGVTAAHPSFLQERLK, encoded by the coding sequence ATGAGTACGGAGTCCACGGCGGACCGCATCCTCTCCATCCTCGAGGAGGACGCGCAAGCGTCCCACGCGGAGATCGCCGACCGCGCGGGGGTCTCGAAGCCGACGGTACGGAAGTATATCAACGAACTCGAATCGGAGGGAGTCATCGTCGGGTACTCCGCGGAGGTCGACCCGAAGAAGCTCTCCAGTCAGTCGATCGCGCTCGTCGGCATCGACGTGGCGAGCGAGAAGTACGTCGAGGGGACGCGCGCCCTGAAAGCGCTCGACGAGGTCGAGTCGCTGTACACGTCCAGCGGCGACCACATGCTGATGGCGGAGGTCCGCGCGGAGGACGGGAACGCGGTCGGGGCGATCATCGAGGACGAGATCCTCGCGATCGACGGCGTGACGGCAGCACACCCCTCGTTCCTCCAGGAACGACTGAAGTGA
- a CDS encoding 2-oxoacid:acceptor oxidoreductase subunit alpha, translating to MTDDELIWRVSGGSGDGIDSTSQNFAKALMRSGLNIFTHRHYPSRIRGGHTYVEIRAADHEVRSRGDGYNFLLALGDSFARNPKENAYYGNEELKPLSENLDDLREGGVVVYDTGLLDEEDVAELNLEERAEENDWHLYPMDLREIAKEHGREVMRNTAGVAATAALLDMDLAHIKEIMGEAMSGDILDANVTILEDTYEDVKENTDMTHDLRAPTGEYEDEQALLSGSNAIAYGAIDAGCRFIAGYPMTPWTDVFTIMSQNLPGMGGISEQVEDEIAAAALAVGASHNGAKAMSGSSGGGFALMSEPLGLAEQTETPLVLVEAMRAGPSTGMPTKPEQGDLEHVLYTSQGDSQRVVFAPGNIREAYEQTRMAFKIAYDYQIPAILVYDQKLGGENTNVDVEFFDREPAPDLGSTLSEEELREAAHDDSGKFHRFQHDPEAAYGDRFGEGVSPRSLPGQKGGRFLASGNEHNASGHISEDPDNRVAQMDRRKRKKEAIRRELDEEHETQQTYYGPEEADYGILTWGSSQGAVFEAVDRLNADGESVKALSVSDMMPFAATEVTEWLESVDEAMVVEMNATAQFRGHVQRELGRFGDKMTSLLKYNGNPFEPAEVVEGFEANVNGDATDLTAQVRIEPAAGD from the coding sequence ATGACTGACGACGAACTCATCTGGCGCGTCTCTGGCGGTTCCGGCGACGGGATCGACTCGACGAGCCAGAACTTCGCGAAAGCCCTGATGCGGTCGGGGCTGAACATCTTCACGCACCGTCACTATCCGTCTCGAATTCGCGGTGGCCACACGTACGTCGAGATCCGTGCGGCCGACCACGAAGTCCGCTCCCGCGGCGACGGATACAACTTCCTCCTCGCCCTCGGCGACTCCTTCGCGCGGAACCCGAAGGAGAACGCCTACTACGGGAACGAGGAACTGAAACCGCTCAGCGAGAACCTCGACGACCTCCGGGAGGGCGGCGTCGTCGTCTACGACACCGGCCTGCTCGACGAGGAGGACGTCGCCGAGCTGAACCTCGAGGAGCGCGCTGAGGAGAACGACTGGCACCTCTACCCGATGGACCTCCGCGAGATCGCGAAGGAACACGGGCGCGAGGTCATGCGGAACACCGCTGGCGTCGCCGCGACCGCCGCGCTGCTGGACATGGATCTCGCGCACATCAAGGAGATCATGGGCGAGGCGATGTCCGGCGACATCCTCGACGCGAACGTCACGATCCTCGAGGACACGTACGAGGACGTCAAGGAGAACACCGACATGACCCACGACCTCCGCGCCCCCACGGGCGAGTACGAGGACGAGCAAGCGCTGCTCTCCGGGTCGAACGCGATCGCGTACGGCGCGATCGACGCCGGCTGTCGGTTCATCGCGGGCTACCCGATGACGCCGTGGACGGACGTCTTCACGATCATGAGCCAGAACCTCCCGGGGATGGGCGGCATCTCCGAGCAGGTCGAGGACGAGATCGCTGCGGCCGCGCTCGCGGTCGGCGCCAGCCACAACGGCGCGAAGGCGATGTCCGGGTCCTCCGGCGGCGGGTTCGCGCTGATGAGCGAACCCCTCGGGCTCGCCGAGCAGACGGAGACGCCGCTCGTGCTCGTCGAAGCGATGCGCGCCGGCCCGTCCACGGGGATGCCGACGAAGCCCGAACAGGGCGACTTGGAGCACGTCCTCTACACGAGCCAGGGCGACTCCCAGCGCGTCGTGTTCGCGCCCGGGAACATCCGCGAGGCCTACGAGCAGACGCGGATGGCGTTCAAGATCGCGTACGACTACCAGATCCCCGCGATCCTCGTCTACGACCAGAAGCTCGGTGGCGAGAACACGAACGTCGACGTCGAGTTCTTCGACCGCGAGCCCGCGCCCGACCTCGGGTCGACGCTCAGCGAGGAGGAACTCCGGGAGGCCGCACACGACGACTCCGGGAAGTTCCACCGCTTCCAGCACGACCCCGAGGCCGCTTACGGCGACCGGTTCGGGGAAGGCGTGAGTCCGCGGTCGCTCCCCGGTCAGAAGGGCGGCCGATTCCTCGCGAGCGGGAACGAGCACAACGCGTCCGGGCACATCAGCGAGGACCCGGACAACCGCGTCGCGCAGATGGACCGCCGGAAGCGCAAGAAGGAAGCTATCCGTCGCGAACTCGACGAGGAGCACGAGACCCAGCAGACGTACTACGGCCCCGAGGAGGCCGACTACGGCATCCTCACGTGGGGGTCGAGTCAGGGTGCGGTGTTCGAGGCGGTCGACCGCCTCAACGCGGACGGCGAGAGCGTCAAGGCGCTCTCGGTGTCGGACATGATGCCGTTCGCCGCCACCGAGGTCACGGAGTGGCTGGAGAGCGTGGACGAAGCGATGGTCGTCGAGATGAACGCGACCGCGCAGTTCCGCGGGCACGTCCAGCGCGAACTCGGTCGCTTCGGCGACAAGATGACGAGCCTCCTGAAGTACAACGGCAATCCCTTCGAGCCCGCTGAGGTCGTCGAAGGCTTCGAGGCGAACGTGAACGGGGACGCCACGGACCTCACCGCGCAGGTCCGCATCGAACCCGCAGCAGGTGACTAA
- a CDS encoding chemotaxis protein CheW: MSADLPDELQDVEVSSPSDDETRESDTDRGDGDGDPDEFEDFVVFAVGDRRLAVSVDAVRNIVTVGATTRVPRAASAIDGIMDLRGEITAIIDARSHFPTRAAEPATSDQRIIVFDMPQGRQSAGIRVDAVEGVELFPLKYVTPSETVDDEAADHPLVAALLHRVENGEKTDPVGLVDVEGIVEASGPVGQSDDAPSNVS, translated from the coding sequence ATGTCCGCCGACCTCCCCGACGAGTTACAGGACGTCGAAGTCTCGTCGCCGTCCGACGACGAGACGAGAGAGTCCGACACGGACCGCGGAGACGGCGACGGCGACCCCGACGAGTTCGAGGACTTCGTCGTCTTCGCCGTCGGCGACCGACGGCTCGCGGTGTCCGTCGACGCCGTACGGAACATCGTCACGGTCGGCGCGACAACGCGCGTCCCGCGCGCCGCGAGCGCCATCGACGGGATCATGGACCTCCGCGGGGAGATCACCGCGATCATCGACGCCCGGTCGCACTTCCCGACGCGAGCCGCCGAGCCCGCGACGAGCGACCAGCGCATCATCGTCTTCGACATGCCCCAGGGGCGACAGTCCGCGGGGATCCGCGTCGACGCGGTCGAGGGCGTGGAGCTGTTCCCGCTGAAGTACGTGACGCCGAGCGAGACGGTCGACGACGAGGCCGCCGACCACCCGCTCGTCGCCGCTCTCTTGCATCGCGTGGAGAACGGCGAGAAGACCGACCCGGTCGGACTCGTCGACGTCGAGGGGATCGTCGAGGCGTCCGGTCCGGTCGGCCAGTCCGACGACGCGCCGTCGAACGTGTCATAG
- a CDS encoding sodium:proton antiporter produces MALYEVMLLFTGLAIAGAVVLPRYVSDKPMSFPIIYVLAGFVLFSLPLGVQYPDPIEHVEVTERLTELVVIIALMGAGLKIDRPFSFRGWGSTWRLLAIAMPLTIGAAALLGWGLLGTLPATAILLGAVIAPTDPVLASDVQATEPTEDVDEDVKSSDQGGNIRFSLTSEAGLNDGLAFPFTNLAIAVAAASGVAGYAWLGEWFLIDVAYKLGVGAIAGYAAGWALAWVIFGAPASTDLARVLAGGEALAGTLLTYAATELVGGYGFLAVFVAAITLRHYEWTDDYYVNLHDFAVIVERLLMAAVLVLFGGAIAGGLLSPLDWLDAVVGLALLFVVRPLAGLLSFLGSSVDWDERLVVSSYGIRGIGSFYYLAHALNEASFQEAELVLAGERLWALLGFVVLVSIVVHGISANYVMNVVDRRRHGHEADEPTVSGMD; encoded by the coding sequence ATGGCGCTCTACGAAGTTATGCTGCTCTTCACGGGACTCGCCATCGCCGGCGCGGTCGTCCTCCCGAGGTACGTGTCGGACAAACCGATGTCGTTCCCGATCATCTACGTCCTCGCCGGCTTCGTCCTGTTCTCGCTACCACTCGGCGTCCAGTACCCGGACCCGATAGAGCACGTGGAGGTGACCGAGCGACTCACCGAACTCGTCGTCATCATCGCGTTGATGGGCGCGGGACTCAAGATCGACCGCCCGTTCTCCTTCAGAGGGTGGGGGTCGACGTGGCGACTGCTCGCCATCGCGATGCCGCTCACCATCGGTGCGGCCGCACTCCTCGGCTGGGGACTCCTCGGGACGCTTCCCGCGACGGCGATACTGCTCGGCGCGGTCATCGCACCCACCGATCCCGTGCTCGCGTCCGACGTCCAGGCGACCGAACCGACCGAAGACGTCGACGAGGACGTGAAATCGAGCGACCAGGGTGGAAACATCAGGTTCAGTCTCACGTCCGAAGCGGGACTGAACGACGGCCTCGCGTTCCCGTTCACGAACCTCGCGATAGCGGTCGCCGCCGCGAGCGGGGTCGCCGGCTACGCGTGGCTAGGCGAGTGGTTCCTGATCGACGTCGCGTACAAGCTCGGCGTCGGCGCGATCGCCGGGTACGCCGCCGGGTGGGCGCTCGCGTGGGTGATCTTCGGCGCACCCGCGAGCACCGACCTCGCCCGGGTGCTCGCCGGTGGCGAAGCCCTCGCGGGCACCCTCCTTACGTACGCCGCCACCGAACTCGTCGGCGGGTACGGGTTCCTCGCGGTGTTCGTAGCCGCGATCACGCTCCGCCACTACGAGTGGACCGACGACTACTACGTCAACCTCCACGACTTCGCCGTCATCGTCGAACGACTGCTGATGGCCGCCGTCCTCGTCCTCTTCGGTGGCGCGATCGCCGGCGGTCTGCTCTCACCGCTCGACTGGCTGGACGCCGTCGTCGGCCTCGCGCTCCTGTTCGTCGTCCGCCCGCTCGCTGGCCTCCTCAGCTTCCTCGGGTCGAGCGTCGACTGGGACGAACGACTCGTCGTCTCGTCGTACGGCATCCGCGGCATCGGGTCGTTCTACTACCTCGCGCACGCGCTCAACGAGGCGTCGTTCCAGGAGGCCGAGCTCGTCCTCGCCGGCGAGCGTCTCTGGGCGCTCCTCGGGTTCGTCGTCCTCGTCTCGATCGTCGTCCACGGCATCAGCGCGAACTACGTCATGAACGTCGTCGACAGGCGACGGCACGGGCACGAGGCCGACGAACCGACGGTGTCGGGGATGGACTGA
- a CDS encoding helix-turn-helix domain-containing protein — MSGSARSGDVAANVLSALGSKYSAEILCAARTPTSAQDLADELGVPIATCYRRIEELESAGLLQCEGRQLSDEGRRTNVYRRTLDEFAIEFSGDAPLLTTEDRSAAKNEIQEQMD; from the coding sequence ATGAGTGGGAGTGCTCGGTCGGGAGACGTCGCGGCCAACGTCCTCTCAGCGCTCGGGAGCAAGTACAGCGCCGAGATCCTCTGCGCGGCCCGCACGCCGACGTCCGCCCAGGACCTCGCGGACGAACTCGGCGTCCCGATCGCGACGTGCTACCGGCGCATCGAGGAACTGGAGTCCGCCGGGTTGCTCCAGTGCGAGGGCCGCCAGCTCTCGGACGAGGGGCGTCGGACGAACGTCTACCGGCGGACGCTCGACGAGTTCGCCATCGAGTTCTCCGGCGACGCGCCCCTCCTGACGACCGAGGATCGGTCCGCTGCGAAGAACGAGATACAGGAACAGATGGACTGA
- the cheB gene encoding chemotaxis-specific protein-glutamate methyltransferase CheB: MTSVLVVDDSQFMRTVIGNVVADHGYRVMSASDGQEAIEMVHDHDPDVVTMDVEMPGMDGIEAVSRIMASKPTPILMLSAHTETGAEATLDALARGAVDFLPKPGGEVTRDLKSLGDRIVEKIDAVAGADLASITPATPATKATAGTPTAASAGAENDDSRSASSAGDRPAPEPDRAFVEHPTIVIGASTGGPKILEGVLRALPVTLDPKVLVVQHMPASFTNRLAARLDTLLPFSVTEASDGQRVGDGDVVVAKGDFHLEVASNVAGNLRVRLTEREREHGVRPAIDVTMRTAADVVSDPLVGVALTGMGKDGAAGIEAIKRAGGATIAQDEASSPVFGIPQQAIATGCVDRVCAADDVPGAICDAFAQEAPTHG, encoded by the coding sequence ATGACGAGCGTGCTGGTCGTCGACGATTCGCAGTTCATGCGCACGGTCATCGGGAATGTGGTCGCGGACCACGGGTACCGGGTCATGAGCGCCAGCGACGGCCAGGAAGCCATCGAGATGGTGCACGATCACGACCCGGACGTCGTCACGATGGACGTGGAGATGCCCGGGATGGACGGCATCGAGGCGGTGTCGCGCATCATGGCGTCGAAGCCGACGCCGATCCTGATGTTGTCCGCGCACACGGAGACGGGCGCGGAGGCGACGCTCGACGCGCTCGCGCGCGGCGCCGTCGACTTCCTCCCGAAACCCGGCGGGGAGGTGACGCGGGACCTGAAGTCCCTCGGCGACCGTATCGTCGAGAAGATCGACGCGGTCGCGGGCGCGGACCTGGCGTCGATTACGCCGGCGACGCCCGCGACCAAAGCGACTGCTGGGACGCCGACAGCAGCGTCGGCCGGCGCTGAGAACGACGACTCGCGATCGGCGTCGTCAGCCGGCGACCGACCAGCACCGGAGCCCGACCGAGCGTTCGTCGAGCACCCCACGATAGTGATCGGGGCGTCGACGGGCGGCCCGAAGATCCTCGAGGGCGTCCTGCGCGCGCTCCCGGTGACGCTCGATCCGAAGGTGCTGGTCGTCCAGCACATGCCCGCGAGTTTCACGAACCGGCTCGCGGCGCGACTCGACACGCTCCTGCCGTTCTCCGTCACCGAGGCGTCGGACGGCCAGCGCGTCGGCGACGGCGACGTGGTGGTCGCGAAGGGCGACTTTCACCTCGAGGTGGCGTCGAACGTCGCCGGAAACCTTCGCGTTCGCCTGACGGAGCGCGAGCGCGAGCACGGCGTCCGGCCGGCGATCGACGTGACGATGCGGACGGCCGCGGACGTCGTCTCCGATCCACTCGTCGGCGTCGCGCTGACGGGCATGGGGAAGGACGGCGCGGCCGGGATCGAGGCCATCAAACGAGCAGGTGGGGCGACGATCGCTCAGGACGAGGCGTCCAGTCCGGTGTTCGGGATCCCGCAGCAAGCGATCGCGACCGGGTGCGTCGATCGCGTCTGCGCTGCGGACGACGTCCCCGGCGCCATCTGTGACGCGTTCGCGCAGGAGGCTCCGACCCATGGATGA
- the cheY gene encoding chemotaxis protein CheY translates to MSTGVLIVDDSHFMRNLLRQILEDDYEILGEASNGAEAVKLYKEQDPDIVMMDIVMPKCNGIKATAAIKKLDPNSRVIMCTSVGQREKMKLAVKAGADGYVTKPFEEPSVRKALKDVVPA, encoded by the coding sequence ATGTCGACAGGGGTGCTCATCGTGGACGACTCTCATTTTATGCGGAATCTCCTCAGACAGATTCTGGAGGACGATTACGAGATACTGGGAGAGGCGTCCAACGGGGCCGAAGCGGTGAAGTTGTACAAGGAACAGGACCCGGACATCGTCATGATGGACATCGTGATGCCGAAGTGTAACGGCATCAAGGCGACAGCCGCGATAAAGAAACTCGATCCGAACTCGCGGGTCATCATGTGCACGTCCGTCGGCCAGCGCGAGAAGATGAAACTCGCCGTCAAGGCGGGCGCCGACGGGTACGTCACGAAGCCGTTCGAGGAACCCAGCGTCAGGAAGGCGTTGAAGGACGTCGTGCCTGCATGA